From the genome of Lotus japonicus ecotype B-129 chromosome 6, LjGifu_v1.2, one region includes:
- the LOC130722901 gene encoding probable E3 ubiquitin-protein ligase RHC2A: MMSSGTSSYWCYRCSRFVRVFRQDTVACPDCESGFIEEVDHPAARSVHADSRRRRFPAAAMYMIGQRPGSDQTSRPSGLRRTRRNGGERSPFNPVIVLRGAAAAAEEGESRGFELFYDDGSGSGLRPLPPSMSEFLLGSGFDRLLEQLSQIEINGIGRYEHPPASKAAIDSLPTIEIDSGHLAMESHCAVCKEAFEMGASVREMPCKHIYHPECILPWLALHNSCPVCRHELPVDAAPSPQPAPVTGQSVPVSEEENVGLTIWRLPGGGFAVGRFSGGRRGAERELPVVYTEMDGGFNNGGGEPRRISWSSRGSRGRESGGFGFGLGRMFRNLFGCFRGGSGGGGDGGVGTATQRSTSTRESRSLRASSSRSSTRDPSPRSRRTWSMDVNSGMRAW, translated from the coding sequence ATGATGTCTTCTGGGACATCTTCATATTGGTGCTACAGGTGCAGTCGCTTTGTGAGGGTGTTTAGACAGGACACGGTGGCATGCCCTGATTGCGAGAGTGGATTTATTGAAGAGGTTGACCATCCAGCGGCGCGTTCTGTCCACGCGGATTCCCGCCGCCGGAGGTTTCCTGCTGCGGCGATGTACATGATCGGCCAACGTCCCGGTTCTGATCAGACTTCGCGTCCCTCTGGTTTGCGCCGAACGCGCCGTAACGGTGGTGAACGGTCGCCGTTTAATCCGGTGATTGTCCTCCGcggcgccgccgccgccgcggAGGAAGGGGAGAGTCGAGGGTTTGAGCTGTTTTATGATGATGGGTCTGGTTCTGGTCTTAGGCCTCTGCCGCCGAGCATGTCTGAGTTTCTTCTGGGATCTGGGTTTGATAGGCTTCTGGAGCAGCTTTCTCAGATTGAGATTAATGGTATTGGGAGGTATGAGCATCCTCCGGCGTCGAAAGCGGCTATCGATTCGCTACCGACGATTGAGATTGATTCGGGTCATTTGGCTATGGAATCTCATTGTGCTGTTTGCAAGGAGGCTTTTGAGATGGGAGCTTCGGTGAGGGAAATGCCTTGTAAGCATATATATCATCCTGAATGTATTTTGCCGTGGCTCGCGCTTCATAATTCTTGCCCTGTTTGTCGCCATGAGTTGCCTGTTGATGCTGCTCCGAGTCCACAACCGGCACCGGTAACAGGGCAATCTGTTCCTGTGAGTGAGGAGGAGAATGTGGGGTTGACGATTTGGAGGTTGCCTGGTGGTGGTTTTGCTGTGGGGAGATTTTCTGGTGGGAGGAGAGGGGCTGAGAGGGAGCTTCCTGTTGTATACACTGAAATGGATGGTGGGTTTAACAATGGGGGTGGTGAGCCGAGGAGGATTTCTTGGTCTTCTAGAGGGAGTAGAGGGAGGGAGAGTggagggtttgggtttggtttgGGGAGGATGTTTCGAAATTTGTTTGGTTGCTTCAgaggtggtagtggtggtggtggtgatggaggagttgGAACAGCAACGCAGCGCTCTACTTCTACTAGAGAGTCTCGGTCATTGAGGGCGAGTTCATCTCGTTCTAGTACTAGGGATCCTTCACCGCGATCACGCAGGACTTGGTCTATGGATGTCAATAG